In Haladaptatus sp. QDMS2, a single window of DNA contains:
- a CDS encoding dTDP-4-dehydrorhamnose 3,5-epimerase family protein, whose amino-acid sequence MIQGVEAKDLQVNTDERGHLVEIFREDWDLYDPEPAQSYYSLSYPGVIRAWHRHNRGQVDHFICPKGRVKVGIYDDREDSPTEGELNTFIIGEHNQQAIRIPGDCWHGFKVIGNEQAMLINFPTNLYDYENPDEERLPNDTDKIPLDWDEEPHA is encoded by the coding sequence ATGATCCAAGGTGTAGAAGCCAAAGACCTCCAAGTCAATACTGACGAACGAGGTCATCTTGTCGAGATTTTCCGTGAGGATTGGGACCTCTACGATCCGGAACCAGCTCAATCGTACTACTCTCTTAGTTATCCAGGGGTAATTCGCGCGTGGCACCGGCACAACCGAGGGCAGGTAGACCACTTCATTTGTCCAAAGGGTCGAGTAAAAGTGGGAATCTACGACGATCGTGAAGATTCCCCGACTGAAGGAGAGTTGAACACCTTCATCATTGGTGAACACAACCAGCAGGCAATCCGAATTCCGGGTGACTGCTGGCATGGGTTCAAAGTAATTGGAAACGAGCAAGCGATGCTCATCAATTTCCCGACGAATCTCTACGATTACGAAAACCCCGATGAAGAACGGCTTCCAAACGACACGGACAAGATTCCGTTGGATTGGGACGAAGAACCACACGCATGA
- the wecB gene encoding non-hydrolyzing UDP-N-acetylglucosamine 2-epimerase: protein MTKDTKSEIVVILGTRPEIIKLAPVIRRCEEQNISFSLIHTGQHYSEELDSIFFDQLSLPEPDYNLEVGSQPHGKQTGEMLAGIEEILQKINPKVVLVQGDTNSVLAGALATSKMDLQLGHVEAGLRSFDRNMPEETNRVLTDHVADYLFAPTEETAKLLYREGIQEERIFITGNTIVDAVYEHSEIAVQRSKILTELDLKSTPYALVTAHRAENVDNPERFKKLLSGIESVAHQFGLEIVYPIHPRAKNRCEEYDIEVPTSIQCIEPLDYLDFLRLEQEADIILTDSGGVQEEACILGVPCVTVRENTERPETVDVGANQLSGVEPESILTSATEMLKNETDWNNPFGDGTAAGRIIDISMGK, encoded by the coding sequence ATGACCAAAGATACAAAATCAGAAATTGTGGTCATCCTCGGTACCCGACCAGAGATTATCAAATTGGCACCAGTTATCAGACGATGTGAAGAACAGAACATCAGTTTCTCATTGATTCACACTGGTCAACACTACTCTGAGGAATTGGATTCGATTTTTTTCGACCAGTTAAGCCTCCCTGAACCAGACTACAATCTCGAAGTTGGTTCTCAGCCTCACGGAAAACAAACAGGAGAAATGCTAGCTGGGATTGAAGAAATTCTTCAGAAGATCAATCCAAAGGTAGTATTGGTACAAGGAGACACGAACTCCGTATTGGCAGGGGCTCTTGCGACAAGCAAGATGGATTTGCAATTAGGCCATGTTGAAGCTGGACTTCGGAGCTTCGACCGAAACATGCCTGAAGAGACAAACCGAGTCCTGACTGACCATGTAGCAGACTATTTATTTGCACCAACTGAAGAGACAGCCAAACTATTGTATAGAGAAGGGATTCAAGAAGAGCGGATTTTCATCACAGGAAATACGATTGTTGATGCCGTTTATGAACATAGTGAGATTGCGGTTCAGAGGAGTAAGATACTCACGGAGCTAGACCTGAAGAGTACACCGTACGCGTTAGTTACCGCACATCGGGCTGAAAACGTTGATAATCCTGAGAGATTCAAAAAACTTCTTTCAGGGATTGAATCTGTCGCTCATCAGTTCGGATTGGAAATTGTTTATCCGATTCATCCGCGGGCGAAAAACCGGTGTGAAGAGTACGATATCGAAGTCCCAACCTCGATTCAGTGTATTGAACCACTAGATTACCTCGATTTTCTCCGGCTTGAACAGGAAGCCGACATTATATTGACAGATTCTGGAGGCGTTCAAGAGGAGGCCTGCATCCTCGGCGTTCCCTGTGTCACTGTTCGAGAAAATACGGAGCGCCCTGAGACAGTGGATGTCGGTGCAAACCAGCTATCAGGGGTTGAGCCTGAGTCAATATTAACTTCAGCTACCGAGATGCTCAAGAACGAAACGGATTGGAATAACCCGTTCGGGGATGGAACCGCTGCCGGAAGGATTATTGATATATCAATGGGAAAATAA
- the rfbD gene encoding dTDP-4-dehydrorhamnose reductase — MYTLVTGANGLLGSVVIKTLRDRGDMVVGGYHSEPPEFEIPLHEMDITDTEHVATIVDDYDVETVINCAAYTDVDGCEREPEQAAEVNGIAPGAIAKVCAERGIDFVHYSTDYVFAGDAEERYTEDSETNPIQEYGASKIAGEQAVRELGSDALILRLSFVYGARGDTGNLTGFPHWVASTLAAGDEVPLFTDQWITPSRAGHVAETTFALLEEGAAGLFHVASQSCVSPHEFGKQICELISADKTLIQTSSMADLEREATRPRNSCLDISKIEDELGRPQPTLSKDLSELEGAFSDYRL; from the coding sequence ATGTATACGCTCGTTACCGGGGCAAACGGATTACTCGGGAGCGTGGTCATCAAGACGCTCCGTGATCGAGGCGACATGGTAGTCGGTGGATACCATTCAGAACCTCCAGAATTCGAGATTCCGCTCCACGAAATGGACATCACAGACACGGAGCATGTGGCAACAATCGTCGACGATTACGACGTCGAGACTGTGATTAATTGCGCTGCCTACACCGATGTCGATGGCTGTGAGAGAGAGCCTGAACAAGCAGCCGAAGTGAATGGTATTGCTCCAGGTGCTATCGCCAAAGTCTGTGCCGAACGCGGTATTGACTTCGTTCACTACTCGACAGACTACGTTTTCGCCGGGGACGCAGAGGAGCGTTATACTGAAGACTCGGAGACCAACCCAATACAGGAGTATGGAGCTTCAAAGATTGCTGGTGAACAAGCCGTTCGAGAACTCGGTTCAGACGCCTTGATCCTCCGTCTTTCGTTCGTCTACGGTGCTCGAGGAGACACCGGTAACTTGACTGGGTTTCCTCACTGGGTTGCATCGACCTTGGCAGCAGGTGATGAAGTACCGCTCTTCACAGATCAATGGATTACACCGAGTCGAGCGGGCCACGTTGCAGAGACGACGTTCGCACTCCTCGAAGAGGGTGCAGCGGGGCTCTTCCACGTAGCGAGTCAATCGTGTGTTAGTCCACATGAGTTTGGGAAACAGATTTGTGAACTGATTAGTGCAGACAAAACGCTCATCCAGACATCCTCTATGGCTGACCTAGAACGGGAGGCGACACGACCTCGAAACTCTTGCTTGGATATTTCGAAAATCGAAGATGAACTTGGGCGTCCACAGCCAACGTTATCAAAGGACCTCAGCGAGCTTGAGGGTGCTTTTAGCGACTATAGGTTGTAA
- a CDS encoding glucose-1-phosphate thymidylyltransferase encodes MKGVVLSGGTGSRLRPITHTGPKQLVPVANKPVLQYCIEDLRDAGITEIGVILGEKGRDEIQKFLGDGSELGVQITYIIQGAPLGLAHAAGCAEEFVGDDDFVMYLGDNIIKQGIEEFVESFEAGNFDAGIALQHVDKPGQFGIAAVDDNGTVKELIEKPDEPPSNLALIGIYVFSSKVFDAISRLKPSWRGELEITDAIQSLIDDGSAIDSHIVEGWWKDTGKPEDILDANRLVLESKPRSLEGTVEPGAEVTGHIDLAKTATIEEGAVVRGPVSIGANTTISAGTYIGPYTSIGEGCKVSETHIENSVIIGKSDITSGGRIVDSLIGRGANVGSAKDKLPEGRRLVIGENSKINL; translated from the coding sequence ATGAAGGGGGTAGTACTTTCGGGTGGGACGGGGTCGCGTCTTCGGCCAATCACACATACTGGCCCAAAGCAGCTCGTACCTGTTGCAAATAAACCAGTCCTCCAGTACTGTATCGAAGATCTTCGCGATGCTGGCATCACAGAGATTGGAGTTATTCTAGGAGAGAAAGGGAGAGATGAGATTCAGAAATTCCTTGGGGATGGCTCAGAACTTGGTGTCCAGATCACTTACATCATTCAAGGTGCCCCGCTCGGACTAGCTCATGCTGCAGGCTGTGCTGAGGAGTTCGTTGGTGACGATGATTTCGTGATGTATCTTGGGGACAATATCATCAAACAGGGCATTGAGGAGTTCGTAGAGAGCTTCGAAGCAGGAAACTTCGATGCTGGAATCGCCCTCCAACATGTTGACAAACCAGGTCAATTTGGGATTGCAGCAGTTGACGATAATGGTACTGTCAAGGAACTCATTGAGAAACCAGACGAACCACCAAGTAACCTCGCTCTCATCGGAATCTACGTTTTCTCTTCAAAAGTGTTCGATGCGATTTCACGATTAAAGCCGTCGTGGCGTGGTGAATTGGAGATAACCGATGCAATTCAATCACTCATTGATGATGGCAGTGCAATCGATTCACACATAGTTGAAGGCTGGTGGAAAGACACCGGGAAACCCGAAGACATCCTTGATGCGAATCGACTCGTACTTGAGAGCAAACCTAGGTCACTGGAAGGGACTGTTGAGCCCGGTGCAGAAGTGACTGGGCATATTGACCTTGCTAAGACTGCGACCATCGAAGAGGGGGCAGTCGTTCGTGGTCCAGTCAGTATTGGTGCGAACACTACCATTTCTGCTGGGACCTACATCGGACCATACACTAGTATCGGGGAAGGCTGCAAAGTATCTGAGACCCACATTGAGAATAGCGTGATTATTGGGAAATCCGATATAACATCTGGTGGACGAATAGTAGACAGTCTCATTGGACGGGGAGCTAATGTTGGGAGTGCTAAAGACAAACTCCCCGAAGGACGGCGACTCGTGATTGGCGAAAACTCAAAAATTAACCTTTAA